In the Ruminococcus sp. OA3 genome, one interval contains:
- a CDS encoding alpha-amylase family glycosyl hydrolase, which yields MGKWYEEAVFYHMYPIGMTGAPRENTQEGVEHRFRQLHPWLDHVDNLGCTAIYIGPLFESTSHGYDTKDYKLVDRRLGDNEDFKAFVEDAHSRGIKVVVDGVFNHTGREFFAFQDIRKNRESSPYCSWYKGIWFGGDNPYHDGFSYEAWRNCFELVNLNLQEEAVREYLLEVIRYWITEFDIDGIRLDCADCLDFYFMEEMRRRTSQWKDDFWLMGEVIHGDYSRYIGDGTNMLHSVTNYELHKGLYSGHNDHNYFEIAHTIRREFDSSGGVYRGLKLYSFVDNHDVDRIASKLNVFSHCFVVYTLLYMLPGIPSIYYGSEWGIDGRKEGPNDDYLRPAVNLQEVLDDNPHPDLMEWIIKLGEVRSTHPVSIYGEYREIFLTNRQYAFARTSEEEAVVIAVNNDEVPAEIQVPVPLPEKTYINAVSGEICPVEEGRLAVQLEESGSVILYTSAKEGE from the coding sequence ATGGGAAAATGGTATGAAGAGGCAGTTTTCTATCACATGTATCCGATCGGTATGACGGGAGCGCCAAGGGAAAATACACAGGAAGGGGTGGAACACAGGTTCAGACAGCTGCATCCGTGGCTGGATCATGTAGATAACCTGGGCTGTACAGCCATCTACATCGGACCGCTGTTCGAATCCACATCCCATGGATACGATACGAAGGATTATAAGCTGGTGGACCGGAGGCTCGGTGATAATGAAGATTTCAAGGCATTCGTTGAGGATGCCCACAGCCGGGGAATAAAAGTGGTGGTTGACGGGGTTTTTAACCATACGGGAAGAGAATTTTTCGCGTTTCAGGACATCCGGAAAAACAGGGAGAGTTCCCCGTACTGCAGCTGGTATAAAGGTATCTGGTTCGGAGGAGATAACCCTTATCATGATGGGTTTTCTTATGAGGCATGGAGAAACTGTTTCGAACTTGTGAATCTGAACCTTCAGGAAGAAGCCGTCCGTGAATATCTGCTGGAAGTGATCCGCTACTGGATCACGGAATTTGATATAGACGGTATTCGTCTGGACTGTGCCGACTGCCTGGACTTTTATTTCATGGAGGAGATGAGGCGCCGGACTTCACAGTGGAAAGACGATTTCTGGCTGATGGGCGAAGTGATTCATGGGGATTATTCGCGTTACATTGGCGATGGAACAAATATGTTGCACAGTGTTACCAATTATGAGCTTCATAAGGGGCTGTATTCCGGACATAACGATCACAATTATTTTGAAATCGCTCATACCATCCGGCGTGAATTTGACAGCAGCGGGGGAGTTTACAGAGGATTAAAGCTGTATTCTTTTGTTGATAACCATGATGTGGATCGTATTGCGAGCAAACTGAATGTGTTCTCGCACTGCTTTGTGGTGTACACACTTCTTTATATGCTGCCCGGCATTCCATCCATATATTATGGATCAGAATGGGGCATTGACGGTCGTAAGGAAGGACCGAATGATGATTACCTGCGGCCGGCTGTCAATCTCCAGGAGGTTCTGGATGATAACCCACACCCGGATCTGATGGAATGGATCATAAAGCTTGGGGAAGTCAGGAGCACCCATCCTGTTTCCATATATGGAGAATACAGGGAAATATTTCTGACAAACAGGCAGTATGCGTTTGCAAGAACCTCAGAGGAAGAAGCGGTTGTTATCGCGGTGAACAACGACGAAGTTCCCGCAGAGATACAGGTGCCGGTACCACTGCCGGAAAAAACATATATCAATGCCGTTTCCGGTGAGATCTGTCCGGTGGAGGAGGGCCGCCTGGCTGTCCAGCTGGAAGAAAGCGGATCGGTTATTTTATATACATCCGCCAAGGAAGGAGAATAG
- the glgB gene encoding 1,4-alpha-glucan branching protein GlgB, with translation MEKTYFGELDQYLFGQGTHYEIYKKLGAHPMTFDGQKGVYFAVWAPKAKAVSVIGEFNDWVEEANPMIKAGDIGVFECFIPEAKVGDLYKFYITSKNGKGLYKADPFANWAEKRPGTASRIADVSNLKWGDSAWMKKRAESEPRDEAMSIYEVHPGSWMKHPVADENEDGFYDYKQFAHALTDYVKQMGYTHVELMGIAEYPFDGSWGYQVTGYYAPTSRYGSPAEFQYLINYLHKNKIGVILDWVPAHFPRDAHGLADFDGTAVYEYADPRKGEHPDWGTKIFDYGKNEVKNFLIGSALFWIEYFHIDGLRVDAVASMLYLDYGKDYGQWVPNKYGGNENLEAIEFFKHLNTVILGRNKGAVMIAEESTAWPKVTGPVEEDGLNFSLKWNMGWMHDFLEYMKLDPYFRKYNHTRMTFSMTYAYSENYVLVLSHDEVVHLKCSMINKMPGLLESKFENLKVGYSFMFGHPGKKLLFMGQEFGQLREWSEERELDWYLLREDKHKKLQAFVAELLNLYKKYPAMYAMDRNPEGFEWINADDGDRSIFSFVRHSPTGRNNLLFVCNFTPIERRDYRVGVPKKKKYRLILNSADPKFGGETVIRKVEYTAQAKPCDRRPYSFEYKLPPYGVAVFLF, from the coding sequence ATGGAAAAGACGTATTTTGGGGAATTGGATCAGTATTTATTTGGCCAGGGAACGCATTATGAGATTTATAAAAAGCTGGGTGCGCACCCAATGACATTTGACGGTCAGAAAGGCGTTTACTTTGCCGTGTGGGCGCCAAAGGCTAAAGCTGTTTCTGTGATCGGAGAATTCAATGATTGGGTGGAAGAGGCTAATCCGATGATAAAAGCAGGTGACATCGGTGTGTTTGAGTGTTTTATTCCGGAAGCAAAAGTCGGTGATCTGTATAAGTTTTATATCACTTCTAAGAATGGGAAAGGTCTGTACAAAGCAGATCCGTTTGCTAACTGGGCTGAAAAGCGTCCGGGTACGGCATCCAGGATTGCGGATGTTTCAAATCTTAAATGGGGTGACAGTGCATGGATGAAAAAACGTGCGGAGAGTGAACCAAGAGATGAAGCTATGTCGATCTATGAGGTACATCCGGGCAGCTGGATGAAACATCCGGTCGCAGATGAAAATGAAGATGGATTTTACGACTATAAACAGTTTGCGCACGCGCTGACAGATTATGTGAAACAGATGGGGTATACACATGTGGAGCTGATGGGGATCGCTGAGTATCCATTTGACGGTTCCTGGGGATATCAGGTGACAGGCTATTATGCTCCGACTTCGCGTTACGGATCGCCGGCAGAATTTCAATATTTAATTAATTATCTTCATAAAAATAAAATTGGTGTTATTCTGGACTGGGTGCCGGCACATTTTCCAAGGGATGCGCACGGTCTTGCCGATTTTGACGGTACGGCGGTTTATGAATATGCAGATCCGAGAAAGGGTGAGCATCCGGACTGGGGGACAAAGATCTTTGATTATGGAAAAAATGAGGTCAAAAACTTCCTGATCGGCAGTGCATTGTTCTGGATTGAATACTTCCATATAGACGGACTGCGCGTGGATGCGGTGGCTTCCATGCTGTATCTGGATTACGGAAAGGATTACGGGCAGTGGGTGCCTAATAAGTATGGCGGGAATGAAAATCTTGAGGCTATCGAATTCTTTAAACATCTTAATACCGTAATCCTGGGACGCAATAAGGGGGCGGTGATGATCGCGGAGGAATCGACCGCGTGGCCGAAAGTGACCGGTCCGGTTGAGGAAGATGGTTTGAACTTCAGCCTGAAATGGAACATGGGATGGATGCATGATTTTCTGGAATATATGAAGCTGGATCCGTATTTTCGAAAATACAACCATACCAGGATGACTTTTTCCATGACATATGCCTACAGCGAGAACTATGTACTGGTGCTTTCACATGATGAGGTGGTTCATTTAAAATGCTCCATGATCAATAAGATGCCGGGACTTCTGGAGAGCAAGTTTGAGAATCTGAAGGTAGGATATTCCTTCATGTTCGGGCATCCCGGCAAGAAACTGCTGTTCATGGGTCAGGAATTCGGCCAGCTTCGTGAGTGGAGTGAGGAACGGGAGCTCGACTGGTATCTTCTGCGGGAGGATAAGCATAAAAAACTGCAGGCATTTGTGGCGGAGCTTTTAAACCTGTATAAGAAATATCCGGCAATGTATGCGATGGATAGAAATCCGGAGGGCTTTGAGTGGATCAATGCTGATGACGGGGACCGGAGCATCTTTAGTTTTGTCAGACATTCTCCTACGGGAAGGAATAATCTGCTGTTTGTCTGCAATTTTACGCCGATTGAACGCAGGGATTACCGCGTGGGTGTACCGAAAAAGAAAAAGTACCGTCTGATCTTAAACAGCGCTGATCCGAAATTCGGAGGCGAAACCGTGATTCGTAAAGTGGAGTACACTGCACAGGCAAAACCGTGTGACAGAAGACCGTATTCTTTTGAGTATAAACTTCCTCCATATGGAGTAGCGGTTTTTCTGTTTTAA
- a CDS encoding carbon-nitrogen hydrolase family protein: protein MRKNSFKAALVQMDSGADERRNMWRAEALLDKAATAGASLVVFPETVDYIGTEMREHAKTVPGQWDQFFSSKSKDYGIYIHGGSITQGNDRGNPYNTSLIFGPDGSCICDYKKLHMFDVEVAGGPAYRESDGIEPGNEIVLADTALACFGLSICYDVRFPELYRIMAGNGAEVMIVAANFTRATGQKHWKTLLRARAIENTCYVLACCQCGDKPSFTAHGHSMIISPMGEVLAEGGDEETLVMAWIAPDEVANARQQIPSLGNVRGDVYQLTSRNLRIYSEI from the coding sequence ATGAGAAAGAATTCATTTAAAGCTGCCCTGGTCCAGATGGATTCCGGGGCGGATGAACGGAGGAATATGTGGCGTGCTGAAGCGCTGCTGGATAAAGCAGCCACAGCAGGTGCTTCTCTTGTGGTATTTCCTGAGACAGTCGACTATATCGGAACAGAGATGAGGGAGCACGCAAAGACGGTTCCCGGACAGTGGGATCAGTTCTTTTCCTCGAAATCCAAAGATTACGGTATCTATATTCACGGGGGAAGCATCACGCAGGGAAATGATCGCGGGAATCCGTATAATACAAGCCTGATATTTGGACCCGACGGATCCTGTATCTGTGATTATAAGAAATTACATATGTTTGATGTTGAGGTGGCAGGCGGGCCGGCGTATCGGGAGTCGGACGGTATAGAGCCGGGAAACGAAATTGTGCTGGCGGATACTGCACTTGCATGCTTTGGGCTGTCGATCTGCTATGATGTACGGTTTCCGGAGCTGTACCGGATCATGGCGGGAAATGGAGCAGAAGTAATGATCGTGGCTGCAAATTTTACGAGGGCGACCGGACAAAAACACTGGAAAACGCTGCTGCGTGCGCGTGCGATTGAAAACACCTGCTATGTGCTGGCGTGTTGTCAGTGCGGAGATAAACCTTCGTTTACGGCACACGGTCATTCTATGATCATTAGTCCCATGGGTGAGGTCCTGGCAGAAGGCGGGGATGAAGAAACCCTGGTTATGGCTTGGATCGCCCCGGATGAGGTTGCGAATGCAAGACAGCAGATACCGTCGCTTGGCAACGTAAGGGGAGATGTATATCAGCTGACCAGCAGAAACCTACGAATCTATTCGGAAATATGA
- a CDS encoding uroporphyrinogen decarboxylase family protein yields the protein MTDERNFLSYSAATFENLANWPNAEVPLMALVTELIPELCQVPYDYLLRDDPEAMAECTLLVQEYLNLDTIIANLDIYNFEAEAMGARLRFYPDHCSDIDRSEYFIQTPADLNKIKFRGLDTGRFPYLLRYCEAYKKYTGTDTFPMFSAPWTLAGNLYGVDNLIMDTVEDPEFVTEFLNKIVDDFHVPMFHALAKVLPGFHQVSLADAFASIPVVTPEIVRKFIKPSLERLMERLNMPGISMQDTAFFGTAQLSGEERKEYEEFIIWSNDMFFCIDPDLTELTPEYARQVATDHLVPLMAGISAKQVEFGAIKETVEIIKNFVLKGKNGPTPLFFFFNNLSPKTAIDQLLAATRAVRIYGAPGADENTPYELPSVIPFEEFLRDKIRHNQAGYAFHWLKVSSISL from the coding sequence ATGACAGACGAGAGAAATTTTTTAAGCTACTCCGCAGCAACCTTTGAAAATCTGGCCAACTGGCCCAATGCAGAGGTCCCGCTGATGGCGCTTGTGACTGAGCTGATTCCGGAACTGTGTCAGGTTCCGTATGACTATCTTTTACGGGACGACCCTGAGGCTATGGCGGAGTGTACACTGCTGGTTCAGGAATATCTGAATCTGGACACCATCATTGCCAACCTGGATATCTACAATTTTGAGGCGGAAGCTATGGGTGCCAGGCTCCGTTTTTACCCTGACCACTGTTCCGATATTGACCGAAGCGAATACTTCATCCAGACCCCCGCAGATCTGAATAAGATCAAATTCCGCGGATTAGATACCGGGCGGTTTCCTTATCTGCTCCGCTACTGTGAAGCCTATAAGAAATATACCGGTACGGACACCTTCCCCATGTTTTCCGCTCCCTGGACTTTAGCCGGTAATCTGTACGGAGTTGACAACCTGATTATGGATACCGTAGAGGACCCTGAATTTGTAACAGAATTTCTGAATAAGATTGTAGATGATTTTCATGTTCCCATGTTCCATGCGCTGGCTAAAGTTCTCCCCGGTTTTCATCAGGTATCTCTGGCAGACGCTTTCGCCTCAATTCCTGTAGTCACCCCGGAAATCGTACGCAAATTCATCAAGCCCTCACTGGAGCGCCTGATGGAACGGCTGAATATGCCCGGCATATCCATGCAGGACACCGCCTTTTTCGGAACGGCCCAGCTGTCCGGCGAAGAGCGGAAGGAATACGAGGAATTTATTATCTGGTCCAACGATATGTTTTTCTGCATTGACCCGGATCTGACTGAGCTGACGCCGGAATATGCCCGGCAGGTGGCCACGGACCATCTGGTTCCCCTGATGGCGGGAATTTCCGCTAAACAGGTGGAATTCGGCGCCATCAAGGAGACCGTAGAGATCATCAAAAATTTTGTCCTGAAGGGCAAAAACGGCCCCACACCGCTGTTTTTCTTCTTCAACAACCTTTCACCAAAAACAGCGATTGATCAATTACTGGCCGCGACCAGAGCAGTGCGTATCTACGGTGCCCCCGGAGCCGATGAAAACACCCCTTATGAGCTTCCTTCCGTCATCCCGTTTGAGGAATTTCTGAGGGATAAGATCAGACACAATCAGGCTGGTTATGCATTTCACTGGCTCAAAGTCTCTTCCATATCCCTGTAA
- a CDS encoding LysR family transcriptional regulator translates to MKYRNIMNISLQQIQIFLKCCRYLNFSRVAEEYNFTPSMISKTIKNLEDLLGIPLFVRKYHRLELTPAGRELEKGWESICQTLVEAVTRAFDIQEQLSARLRIGILETTRFCADYITMKLEDNLSDSIMKNIQWERRDMHHLPQALEDGQVDLIITWSGEVPYLDARISSWKKIFDSPDAVFIPRGHPLFDKPLTSLAACRPYPFITLSPASYPHYYEYLETLCNAYGFSPLLSTLCGSTDSARYNLSMGKGIYVAPSLLCADWETEDIRKLELQGEAQSGLIVAWKKGTLTPVMEQIISLIAS, encoded by the coding sequence GTGAAGTACCGGAACATCATGAACATTTCCCTCCAGCAGATTCAGATATTTCTGAAATGCTGCAGGTATCTGAACTTCTCCCGTGTTGCAGAGGAATATAATTTTACCCCTTCCATGATCAGCAAGACTATTAAAAATCTGGAGGATCTTCTGGGGATTCCGCTTTTTGTTCGAAAATACCACCGTCTGGAACTCACCCCGGCGGGAAGGGAGCTGGAAAAGGGCTGGGAATCCATCTGTCAGACACTGGTAGAAGCTGTTACCAGAGCCTTTGATATCCAGGAACAGCTGTCTGCCCGTCTCCGGATCGGAATACTGGAAACCACCAGATTCTGTGCAGATTATATCACCATGAAGCTGGAAGACAATCTGTCTGACAGTATCATGAAAAATATTCAGTGGGAGCGAAGAGATATGCACCATCTGCCTCAGGCGCTGGAGGATGGGCAGGTAGATCTGATCATTACGTGGTCCGGTGAGGTCCCGTATCTGGATGCCCGGATCAGCAGCTGGAAAAAAATTTTTGACTCGCCTGACGCAGTATTTATTCCCCGCGGGCATCCGCTGTTCGATAAGCCGCTGACATCCCTTGCAGCGTGCCGGCCCTACCCGTTTATCACGCTCTCCCCTGCGAGCTACCCTCACTATTATGAATATCTGGAAACACTCTGTAACGCATATGGGTTCTCACCTCTTCTCTCCACCCTTTGCGGCAGCACAGACTCCGCCCGCTATAACCTTTCCATGGGAAAAGGTATCTACGTAGCCCCCAGCCTGCTCTGTGCAGACTGGGAAACCGAGGATATTCGCAAGCTGGAACTTCAGGGGGAGGCCCAGTCCGGGCTGATCGTGGCGTGGAAAAAAGGAACTTTGACTCCGGTCATGGAACAGATCATCAGCCTGATCGCCAGCTGA
- a CDS encoding transposase, producing MDSESNTIRRHADDLLTSSGFRDILRKVAFGTQFAVVGLEEQSEVHYAMPVRILEYDAAEYGRQIREKRKRHRVKKDLGGAAFISGISRDDRLLPTMTLVLYFGGEWDGARSLHEMLDFTGLSDQFKIAVADYPLHVLEVLKYPNTEQFQTDLRLVFGFLQNAKKREGLKEFIEKHSEEFADLREDAYDVISVMTNAKELTEQKMVYKNENGGINMCQAIKEMIEEGRQEGRQEERRITANNLFAKGFSAEEAASIIEENIETVTVWYKEFARKI from the coding sequence ATGGACAGCGAATCAAATACTATCAGGAGACATGCAGATGATCTGTTAACGTCTTCCGGGTTCCGTGATATTCTGCGAAAGGTGGCATTTGGAACGCAGTTTGCCGTTGTGGGACTTGAGGAACAAAGCGAGGTTCATTACGCGATGCCTGTGCGGATACTGGAATATGATGCTGCAGAGTATGGACGTCAGATTCGGGAGAAGAGGAAGCGGCACAGGGTAAAAAAAGATCTTGGCGGGGCAGCATTTATCTCTGGAATATCCCGTGATGACCGGCTGCTGCCGACTATGACACTGGTACTTTATTTCGGCGGGGAGTGGGACGGAGCGCGAAGCCTGCACGAGATGCTTGATTTTACAGGGCTGTCTGATCAGTTTAAAATTGCGGTAGCAGATTACCCGCTACATGTCCTGGAAGTGTTGAAGTACCCGAATACAGAGCAATTCCAGACGGATTTGAGGCTGGTCTTCGGATTCCTGCAAAATGCAAAAAAGCGGGAAGGGCTGAAAGAATTCATAGAAAAACACAGCGAAGAGTTCGCTGACCTCAGGGAGGACGCCTATGATGTGATCAGCGTTATGACAAACGCAAAGGAATTGACAGAACAAAAGATGGTATATAAAAATGAGAATGGAGGAATTAATATGTGTCAGGCTATTAAGGAAATGATCGAGGAAGGGAGACAAGAAGGAAGACAGGAGGAAAGACGTATAACAGCAAATAATCTGTTTGCAAAGGGTTTTTCAGCTGAGGAGGCAGCGTCCATAATAGAAGAAAATATAGAAACGGTCACAGTGTGGTATAAAGAATTTGCCAGAAAGATATAA